From one Myxococcota bacterium genomic stretch:
- a CDS encoding RNA polymerase factor sigma-32, with translation MPAPAPSLDAYPRDTLQRYFAEVARYPLLSREEELELARKVHGANDAEAAQKLVLSNLRLVVKIALEYRRVWTNLLDLIQEGNVGLLQGVKRFDPDRGVKLSSYASYWIRAYILKYLIDNIRMVRVGSSRAERKLFFQLSRARRELVQEGREVTPALLAEKLGVREPEVVDLQHRLAQGDLSMDAPARRDDPGGGTFGEAVAGEDAREADPVADQDMRRAFREQVERFAVDLDPRESAILRQRILADEPRTLQEIGDDFGLTRERVRQIEKKLVDNLREFLKANLVDFDYWAPEG, from the coding sequence GTGCCGGCGCCCGCGCCGTCGCTCGACGCCTATCCGCGCGACACACTCCAGCGCTACTTCGCCGAGGTCGCGAGGTACCCGCTCCTGTCGCGCGAGGAGGAGCTCGAGCTCGCGCGCAAGGTGCACGGCGCGAACGACGCCGAGGCCGCGCAGAAGCTCGTGCTCTCGAACCTGCGCCTGGTGGTGAAGATCGCGCTCGAGTATCGCCGCGTGTGGACGAACCTGCTCGACCTGATCCAAGAAGGGAACGTCGGCCTCCTGCAGGGCGTGAAGCGCTTCGACCCCGACCGCGGCGTGAAGCTCTCGTCCTACGCCTCGTATTGGATCCGCGCGTACATCCTGAAGTATCTGATCGACAACATCCGCATGGTGCGGGTCGGCTCGAGCCGCGCCGAGCGCAAGCTGTTCTTCCAGCTCTCGCGCGCGCGCCGCGAGCTCGTGCAGGAAGGCCGCGAAGTCACTCCCGCCCTGCTCGCCGAGAAGCTCGGCGTGCGCGAGCCCGAGGTGGTCGACCTGCAGCACCGGCTCGCGCAAGGCGACCTGTCGATGGACGCGCCCGCGCGGCGCGACGACCCGGGCGGCGGCACCTTCGGCGAGGCGGTCGCGGGCGAAGACGCGCGCGAGGCCGACCCCGTGGCCGACCAGGACATGCGGCGCGCCTTCCGCGAGCAGGTCGAGCGCTTCGCGGTCGACCTCGACCCGCGTGAGTCGGCGATCCTGCGCCAGCGCATCCTGGCCGACGAGCCGCGCACGCTGCAGGAGATCGGCGACGACTTCGGACTCACGCGCGAGCGCGTGCGCCAGATCGAGAAGAAGCTGGTGGACAACCTGCGCGAGTTTCTGAAGGCGAACCTGGTCGACTTCGACTACTGGGCGCCCGAGGGCTGA
- a CDS encoding c-type cytochrome — MRSRFVALSVFVLFALAGLARAADDGSAEVAKADMAKGAQIFQQYCVTCHGPQGLGDGPVGKTLNPPPRNFQEGKFKYGDTPRAHFEVVTGGAAAKGGSPLMAPWGAVIPEADRWSVIKYVMSLKKK; from the coding sequence ATGCGCTCTCGTTTCGTCGCTTTGTCCGTCTTCGTGCTCTTCGCGCTCGCCGGCCTGGCTCGCGCCGCGGACGACGGCTCCGCGGAAGTGGCGAAGGCCGACATGGCCAAGGGTGCCCAGATCTTCCAGCAGTACTGCGTGACCTGTCACGGTCCGCAGGGCCTGGGCGACGGACCGGTCGGCAAGACGCTGAACCCGCCGCCGCGCAACTTCCAGGAAGGCAAGTTCAAGTACGGCGACACGCCGCGCGCGCACTTCGAGGTCGTCACCGGCGGCGCCGCGGCGAAGGGCGGCTCGCCGCTCATGGCCCCCTGGGGCGCGGTGATCCCCGAGGCCGACCGCTGGTCCGTCATCAAGTACGTGATGTCGCTGAAGAAAAAGTAA
- a CDS encoding leucyl aminopeptidase has protein sequence MELDVSRKDLAAATGDAVVIPLTKADAPPRALRAFDEALGGLCARVWAAGDFTGKAGELVSLPVAGIAAKRVVLIGLGDEKHASAEALRAAGGRAAKALARAKAEAASVAVPALRRVTPEAAAQALAEGLVLGAYRFDKYKTGNDKPTELARVTLLAADARQVTALRRGAAFGKLVSESANLARDLSNEPGGACTPEYLAAEARKLARSHGLKVTVFGEKELAREKMAGILAVGRGSANPPRLIALEYGAAPKKAAKGARRRPTLVFVGKGITFDSGGISIKPAANMDEMKHDMSGAAAVIGALRAIADLKLPVHAVGLVAAAQNMPDGNAYVPGDVITSARGKTIEVLNTDAEGRIVLSDALHYATTFEPDAIIDLATLTGACLVALGDVCCAVLGNDEQLAEKVRDAGEATHERAWPLPLWDEHKAAIKGTFGDIVNTGGRNAGVSTAAAFLSHFVGEVPWAHLDIAGTAWTTKETPYYAKGATGFGVRLLVDLARNWK, from the coding sequence ATGGAGCTCGACGTCTCGCGCAAGGACCTCGCCGCCGCCACCGGCGACGCGGTCGTGATTCCGCTCACCAAGGCCGACGCGCCGCCGCGCGCCCTGCGCGCGTTCGACGAGGCGCTCGGCGGCCTGTGCGCGCGGGTGTGGGCGGCGGGTGACTTCACGGGCAAGGCCGGCGAGCTCGTCTCACTGCCCGTGGCGGGGATCGCAGCCAAGCGCGTGGTGCTGATCGGTCTGGGCGACGAGAAGCATGCCAGCGCCGAGGCCCTGCGCGCTGCCGGCGGGCGCGCCGCCAAGGCGCTGGCGCGCGCCAAGGCCGAGGCGGCGTCGGTCGCCGTGCCGGCGCTGCGGCGAGTCACTCCCGAGGCCGCCGCGCAGGCGCTCGCCGAGGGGCTGGTGCTGGGCGCCTACCGTTTCGACAAGTACAAGACCGGGAACGACAAGCCGACCGAGCTCGCGCGGGTCACCCTGCTCGCCGCCGACGCGCGCCAGGTGACCGCGCTGCGCCGCGGCGCCGCTTTCGGGAAGCTCGTGTCCGAGTCCGCGAACCTGGCGCGCGACCTGTCGAACGAGCCGGGCGGCGCCTGCACGCCCGAGTATCTCGCCGCCGAGGCGCGCAAGCTCGCGCGCTCGCACGGGCTGAAAGTCACCGTGTTCGGCGAGAAGGAGCTCGCGCGCGAGAAGATGGCCGGCATCCTCGCAGTCGGACGCGGCAGCGCCAACCCGCCGCGCCTGATCGCGCTCGAGTACGGCGCCGCGCCGAAGAAGGCGGCGAAGGGCGCGCGCCGAAGGCCGACCTTGGTGTTCGTCGGCAAGGGCATCACGTTCGACTCGGGCGGTATCTCGATCAAGCCCGCCGCGAACATGGACGAGATGAAGCACGACATGTCGGGCGCGGCCGCGGTGATCGGCGCGCTGCGCGCGATCGCCGACCTGAAGCTTCCCGTGCACGCGGTGGGCCTGGTCGCCGCCGCGCAGAACATGCCCGACGGCAACGCCTACGTGCCGGGCGACGTGATCACGAGCGCGCGCGGCAAGACCATCGAGGTGCTGAACACCGACGCCGAGGGCCGCATCGTGCTCTCCGACGCGCTGCACTACGCCACCACCTTCGAGCCCGACGCCATCATCGACCTGGCCACGCTCACCGGCGCGTGTCTCGTGGCGCTGGGCGACGTGTGCTGCGCCGTGCTGGGCAACGACGAGCAGCTGGCCGAGAAGGTGCGCGACGCGGGCGAGGCGACTCATGAGCGCGCCTGGCCGCTCCCGCTCTGGGACGAACACAAGGCCGCGATCAAGGGCACGTTCGGCGACATCGTGAACACGGGCGGGCGCAACGCCGGCGTGTCGACCGCGGCCGCGTTCCTGTCTCACTTCGTGGGTGAAGTCCCCTGGGCGCACCTCGACATCGCCGGCACCGCGTGGACCACCAAGGAGACGCCCTACTACGCCAAGGGCGCGACCGGCTTCGGCGTGCGCCTGCTCGTGGACCTGGCGCGAAACTGGAAGTGA
- a CDS encoding MotA/TolQ/ExbB proton channel family protein: MLDYILGSSPIVSAVLLILILASVSSWAIMIMKFREFRAAERDTEDFVEAYLESPLENAYEVARKHPSSPLATVFRAGYTELARLEKLQAGSNRVTRDQVEGVISRLGWIRGEEVHRLERGLSFLATIASSGPFVGLFGTVVGIMNSFQQIGAMQSASLAVVAPGIAEALVATAFGLAAAIPAAVGYNYTSARLNRLAARLETFGAEFAEVLRRTAHRAA, from the coding sequence ATGCTCGACTACATCCTGGGCTCCAGTCCGATCGTCTCTGCGGTGCTTTTGATCCTGATCCTCGCGTCGGTCTCGTCGTGGGCGATCATGATCATGAAGTTCCGTGAGTTCCGCGCCGCGGAGCGAGACACCGAAGACTTCGTCGAGGCCTACCTCGAGAGCCCGCTCGAGAACGCATACGAGGTGGCGCGCAAGCACCCGTCGAGCCCGCTCGCCACGGTGTTCCGCGCGGGCTACACGGAGCTCGCTCGGCTCGAGAAGCTGCAGGCCGGCAGCAACCGGGTCACTCGCGACCAGGTCGAGGGCGTGATCAGCCGCCTGGGCTGGATCCGCGGCGAAGAGGTGCACCGGCTCGAACGCGGGCTCTCCTTCCTGGCCACGATCGCGAGCTCGGGCCCGTTCGTGGGCCTGTTCGGCACCGTCGTGGGCATCATGAATTCGTTCCAGCAGATCGGCGCCATGCAGTCGGCCAGCCTGGCGGTGGTCGCGCCGGGCATCGCCGAGGCGCTGGTCGCCACCGCCTTCGGGCTCGCGGCCGCGATCCCGGCCGCGGTCGGATACAACTACACGAGCGCGCGCCTGAACCGGCTCGCGGCCCGGCTCGAGACCTTCGGCGCCGAGTTCGCCGAGGTCCTGCGCCGCACGGCGCACCGCGCGGCATGA
- the tolR gene encoding protein TolR codes for MNVADGRGGRRQLSEINVTPFVDVMLVLLIIFMVTAPLMEQGIDVNLPKTQSKGLRTDQQPLVVTVKRDGQIFVQSSQVPIDQLAGKLQAIFETRGDHLVYLRADEKVAYGIVAKTLAILRGAGATGIGMVTEPEA; via the coding sequence ATGAACGTCGCCGACGGCCGCGGCGGGCGGCGGCAGCTGTCCGAGATCAACGTGACTCCGTTCGTCGACGTGATGCTCGTGCTGCTGATCATCTTCATGGTGACTGCGCCACTGATGGAGCAGGGCATCGACGTGAACCTGCCCAAGACCCAGTCCAAGGGCCTGCGCACCGACCAGCAGCCGCTGGTGGTCACCGTGAAGCGCGATGGCCAGATCTTCGTCCAAAGCTCGCAGGTGCCGATCGATCAGCTGGCCGGCAAGCTGCAGGCGATCTTCGAGACACGCGGCGACCACCTGGTCTACCTGCGCGCGGACGAGAAAGTGGCCTACGGAATCGTGGCGAAGACACTCGCGATCCTGCGCGGCGCCGGCGCGACCGGAATCGGCATGGTGACCGAGCCCGAGGCGTGA
- a CDS encoding TonB family protein, with product MSSFYVPVESLLESRAFRRLLVLSLVGHVLVFAALVLRPSRHGERIASAPVMVQVVQMPKTALPKPAPPAAKPPPPKPEAKPPEPPPPPPKPVVKEIVIPKEPAPLPAKPKPAPPVETKPKTPPPSAEELLAKMTERVEAQEAAKAPPATEPQPDAPAAAVPSPGRFDPVYSPWIAKVKSWINANWTGASVCTAQSLFDVDIGPDGKVTRVVLTQSSGDPHCDDTAYRAITKSSPLPPPPRAATYELGMDPKEVAQ from the coding sequence GTGAGCTCCTTCTACGTACCGGTCGAGAGCCTGCTGGAGAGCCGCGCCTTCCGGCGGCTGCTCGTGCTCTCGCTGGTCGGGCACGTGCTCGTGTTCGCGGCCCTGGTGCTGCGGCCCTCGCGTCACGGCGAGCGGATCGCCTCCGCGCCCGTGATGGTGCAGGTGGTCCAGATGCCCAAGACCGCGCTGCCCAAGCCCGCGCCGCCGGCCGCCAAGCCGCCGCCGCCCAAGCCCGAAGCCAAGCCGCCCGAGCCCCCGCCGCCGCCGCCGAAGCCGGTGGTGAAGGAGATCGTGATTCCCAAGGAGCCCGCGCCGCTGCCCGCAAAGCCCAAGCCGGCTCCGCCGGTCGAGACCAAGCCGAAGACCCCGCCGCCCAGCGCCGAGGAGCTCCTGGCCAAGATGACCGAACGGGTCGAGGCCCAGGAAGCCGCGAAGGCGCCGCCGGCGACCGAGCCGCAGCCCGATGCGCCCGCCGCCGCCGTGCCCTCGCCGGGCCGCTTCGACCCGGTGTACTCGCCCTGGATCGCCAAGGTGAAGTCGTGGATCAACGCCAACTGGACCGGTGCGAGCGTGTGCACCGCGCAGTCGCTCTTCGACGTCGACATCGGCCCGGACGGCAAAGTGACTCGCGTGGTGCTCACGCAGTCCTCCGGCGACCCGCACTGCGACGACACCGCCTACCGCGCGATCACCAAGTCGAGCCCGCTGCCGCCGCCGCCGCGCGCGGCGACCTACGAGCTCGGCATGGACCCGAAGGAAGTCGCACAGTGA